The following proteins are co-located in the uncultured Propionivibrio sp. genome:
- a CDS encoding NADPH-dependent FMN reductase yields MTTTKLLGIAGSLRRTSTNRGLLRAAQANLPEGASLEIADLTDVPFYNSDLPEKPASVVRVLGQIAAADALVLASTEYNYSLAPALKNILDWASREPDNTLLAGKPAAILGAGGGMGTSRAQYHLRQVCVFLDLRPLNKPEIFANAFAGGFDADGNVTDAKLIAQVAEQMRVLVARVAESRR; encoded by the coding sequence ATGACGACAACGAAACTGCTGGGCATTGCCGGGAGTCTCCGGCGCACTTCGACCAATCGCGGTCTGTTGCGGGCGGCACAAGCCAATCTGCCCGAGGGCGCAAGCCTGGAGATCGCCGACCTGACCGACGTGCCGTTCTACAACTCGGACCTGCCGGAGAAGCCGGCTTCGGTCGTGCGCGTGCTCGGACAGATCGCCGCGGCCGACGCGCTGGTGCTGGCCAGCACGGAGTACAACTATTCGCTGGCGCCGGCGCTCAAGAATATCCTCGACTGGGCCTCGCGCGAGCCGGACAACACGCTGCTGGCGGGCAAGCCGGCGGCGATCCTGGGGGCGGGCGGCGGCATGGGCACCTCGCGGGCGCAATACCACCTGCGCCAGGTCTGTGTGTTCCTTGATCTGCGACCGCTCAACAAGCCGGAAATCTTCGCCAATGCCTTTGCCGGCGGTTTCGATGCCGATGGCAACGTTACCGATGCTAAACTCATCGCGCAGGTGGCCGAGCAGATGCGGGTGCTGGTGGCGCGCGTCGCCGAGTCGCGGCGCTGA
- a CDS encoding zinc-binding dehydrogenase, which translates to MSVTTRAALLKGPRDIELQEKTLVCGDNEVIVKNHLIGICGSDKSFYRGQLPPKTAEFRQDPKFPFWLGHESGGTVVEVGAKVSEYQVGDKVIAFGWCNNFADYFVAQPFQLQPAPTGLDMDLVSLGEPIACAMYSGLHCEVQLGDVVVIMGGGFAGQIIAQCAKKKGASKVIVADVLEGKLELAKTLGADITVNLKKDDLAQIVSSLTAGVGADVVVEAAGSADSFNLASEIIRHNGKFVFYSWVTQPVTLNISRWHDDGLQFVNTCLVHHTWRERYVWTPPSLRPVVQGDVAIKPLITNEFALADIKEAFHLADTDDAAIKIVLRP; encoded by the coding sequence ATGAGCGTCACGACACGGGCCGCCTTGTTGAAGGGGCCGCGGGATATCGAACTGCAGGAAAAGACCTTGGTGTGCGGCGACAACGAGGTCATCGTCAAGAACCACCTGATCGGCATCTGCGGTTCCGACAAGAGTTTCTATCGCGGCCAGTTGCCGCCGAAAACCGCCGAATTCCGCCAGGACCCGAAGTTCCCGTTCTGGCTCGGGCACGAAAGTGGCGGCACGGTCGTCGAGGTTGGCGCGAAAGTCAGCGAATACCAGGTCGGTGACAAAGTCATCGCCTTCGGCTGGTGCAACAACTTCGCCGACTACTTCGTCGCCCAGCCCTTCCAGCTGCAACCGGCGCCCACAGGCCTCGACATGGATCTCGTCAGCCTCGGCGAACCGATCGCCTGCGCCATGTACTCGGGCCTGCACTGCGAAGTGCAGCTCGGCGATGTCGTCGTCATCATGGGCGGCGGATTCGCCGGCCAGATCATCGCCCAGTGCGCCAAGAAAAAAGGTGCATCGAAGGTCATCGTCGCCGATGTGCTCGAAGGCAAGCTCGAACTCGCCAAAACGCTCGGCGCCGACATCACCGTCAACCTCAAGAAGGACGACCTCGCGCAAATCGTCAGCAGCCTGACCGCCGGCGTCGGTGCCGACGTCGTCGTCGAGGCCGCCGGCAGCGCCGATTCCTTCAACCTCGCCTCAGAAATCATCCGGCATAACGGCAAGTTCGTCTTCTATAGCTGGGTGACGCAGCCGGTGACGCTGAACATCAGCCGCTGGCATGACGACGGACTGCAATTCGTGAACACCTGCCTCGTGCACCACACCTGGCGCGAGCGCTATGTGTGGACGCCGCCGTCGCTGCGCCCGGTCGTCCAGGGCGACGTTGCGATCAAGCCGCTGATCACGAACGAGTTCGCGCTCGCCGACATCAAGGAGGCCTTCCACCTCGCCGACACCGACGACGCCGCCATCAAGATCGTGCTGCGGCCGTAG
- a CDS encoding carbonic anhydrase: MQKIIEGFLRFQSEVFPHRAELFSRLADGQSPKALFVTCSDSRVVPELLTQQDPGDLFVIRNAGNIVPSYGPEPGGVSATVEYAVSVLRVSDVVICGHSNCGAMGAISGGQCLDHLPAVGHWLRYADAAKAIVAARDYPTPRARADALVRENVIAQLANIRTHPSVALAISQGRLSLHGWIYDIERGTIDVLDGKTQSFVPLAGHTQANAMP, translated from the coding sequence ATGCAGAAAATCATCGAAGGCTTCCTGCGCTTTCAGAGCGAGGTTTTTCCCCATCGTGCGGAACTGTTCAGCCGGCTCGCCGACGGACAGAGTCCGAAAGCGCTGTTCGTCACCTGTTCGGACAGCCGCGTCGTACCCGAACTGCTGACACAGCAGGACCCCGGCGATCTGTTCGTCATCCGGAATGCCGGGAATATCGTGCCGTCCTACGGCCCGGAACCGGGCGGCGTGTCGGCGACCGTTGAATACGCGGTGTCGGTGCTGCGTGTCTCCGACGTGGTGATCTGCGGCCATTCGAACTGCGGCGCCATGGGCGCGATCTCCGGTGGCCAGTGTCTCGACCATCTGCCGGCGGTCGGGCACTGGTTGCGTTATGCCGACGCGGCCAAGGCGATCGTCGCCGCCCGCGACTACCCGACGCCGCGCGCCCGCGCCGACGCGCTGGTGCGCGAGAACGTCATCGCCCAGTTGGCGAACATCCGCACCCATCCCTCGGTCGCGCTGGCGATCTCGCAGGGGCGCCTGAGCTTGCACGGCTGGATCTATGACATCGAGCGCGGCACGATCGACGTGCTCGACGGCAAGACGCAGAGTTTCGTGCCGCTGGCCGGGCATACGCAGGCCAACGCCATGCCGTGA
- a CDS encoding DUF2917 domain-containing protein — MSYVETVSLPLAQARVVNADRVVVASGIVWLTQSGSPEDVVLRAGQSFRRERPGRIVIQPLDGEATLRLQSDGILSGLRGRIALALAALSDARRRLSGDATRSCG, encoded by the coding sequence ATGTCCTACGTTGAAACCGTGTCGCTGCCGCTGGCGCAGGCCCGTGTTGTCAATGCCGACCGGGTCGTGGTCGCGTCGGGCATCGTCTGGCTGACGCAGAGCGGCTCGCCGGAGGATGTCGTGCTTCGGGCCGGACAGTCGTTCCGCCGGGAACGGCCGGGCCGGATCGTCATTCAGCCGCTCGACGGGGAGGCGACGCTCAGGCTCCAGTCCGATGGCATTTTGTCGGGCCTGCGCGGACGGATTGCGCTGGCGCTGGCCGCCCTCAGCGATGCCCGGCGTCGGCTTTCAGGCGACGCCACAAGGTCGTGCGGCTGA
- a CDS encoding response regulator yields the protein MNMSAMLDHPEWLLGFLAVVVIAGTVWIGLRLHRGNQRLRIAQATLKESEERFRALSDSSFGGIIIHDNGIILECNRGLSDMTGFSHEELISMNGLNLITPETLDIVLGNIRRGHDKSYEVEGLRKDGSRYDLAIRGKNVHYKGREVRVIEFRDITERKQAERLLIRSEERLRLAMRSAKQGSFDLDLLTGESISSPEVSELLGYTQDEYWATKQGWLDSIHPDDLERAKAAFQESLGPGAPKELVYRRRMKNGHWLWMMSIGQVTRRADDGTPLRMTGIHMDISERKQAELELEAYRNHLEELVASRTSELQIAKDAAEAANVAKSTFLANMSHEIRTPMNAIIGLTQLALETALDAQQQDYLSKVLRSSKSLLGILNDILDYSKIEAGRIEIEAAEFVIEDVLRSTADLFSISAEEKGLELLIDIDSAVPDRVVGDSLRLGQVLDNLVGNAIKFTERGEIHVRVEAGELTDDGILLRFSVRDTGIGLSQEQAARLFHPFAQVDSSFARRFGGTGLGLTISKQLVELMHGQISLSSTPGQGSCFSFTARMGHATSAADALMPATTLQRFDRTRALVIDDQSTSLAIVKSILERWNIRVSTATSGEAGIALFEQSLAEGTPFNLLIVDWKMPGLNGPKTLEHLERLAREHPRQYEKPPAVLMITAYGRDKLHTVAPDIAADSILTKPVTPSALFDALNQLQHGRRIPSDTTRHGFAAARAKLHRARGARILLVEDNDLNQQVASEFLSQCGLEVVIAGNGLEALEKIHAETFDAVLMDLHMPVMDGFEATQLIRAMPEATNLPIIAMTAAAMVQDRIASASIGMNGHIAKPINPEELADTLLHWIAPRGEPVAPTSAAVPAAADAAIIEALENALPGVAVRKALPRLGDNPDKFLRLLATFAERNATVIREIDGFVAAGELRAVYSAAHNLKGEAGNLGLEAIAACAESLEQSAQAECVRTLTACTAELQAEFVRVSDSIGKLDRAGAPQ from the coding sequence ATGAACATGTCGGCGATGCTGGATCACCCTGAGTGGCTTCTTGGCTTCCTGGCCGTCGTTGTCATCGCCGGCACGGTCTGGATTGGCCTCCGCCTGCACCGCGGCAACCAGCGACTCAGGATCGCCCAGGCCACCCTGAAAGAGAGCGAAGAACGATTCCGGGCACTCAGCGATTCTTCCTTCGGCGGCATCATCATCCACGACAACGGCATCATCCTCGAATGCAACCGGGGCCTGAGCGACATGACCGGCTTCAGCCATGAAGAACTGATCAGCATGAATGGTCTCAACCTCATCACCCCGGAAACGCTGGACATCGTGCTCGGCAACATCCGCCGCGGCCATGACAAGAGCTACGAGGTCGAAGGACTCCGCAAGGATGGCTCACGCTATGATCTCGCCATTCGCGGAAAAAACGTTCACTACAAAGGACGGGAAGTCCGGGTCATCGAATTCCGCGACATCACCGAACGCAAGCAGGCCGAGCGACTGCTGATCCGGAGCGAGGAACGCCTGCGCCTGGCGATGCGCTCAGCCAAACAGGGCTCCTTCGATCTCGACCTGTTGACGGGCGAATCGATCTCCAGCCCCGAAGTTTCCGAGCTGCTCGGCTATACGCAGGATGAATACTGGGCGACCAAGCAGGGCTGGCTCGACTCGATCCATCCTGACGACCTGGAGCGCGCCAAGGCTGCATTCCAGGAGAGTCTCGGCCCCGGTGCCCCGAAGGAGCTGGTTTATCGCCGCCGCATGAAGAACGGCCACTGGCTGTGGATGATGAGCATCGGACAGGTGACACGACGGGCGGACGACGGCACGCCGCTGCGCATGACCGGCATCCACATGGACATCTCGGAGCGGAAACAGGCCGAACTCGAACTTGAAGCCTACCGGAACCACCTCGAAGAACTCGTCGCCTCGCGCACCTCGGAATTGCAGATCGCCAAGGACGCCGCCGAAGCCGCCAACGTCGCCAAGAGCACCTTCCTGGCCAACATGAGCCACGAGATCCGCACGCCGATGAACGCGATCATCGGACTCACCCAGCTCGCTCTTGAAACAGCGCTCGACGCGCAACAGCAGGACTATCTCTCGAAGGTGCTGCGCTCGTCGAAATCGCTGCTCGGCATTCTCAACGACATTCTCGATTATTCGAAAATCGAAGCCGGCCGCATCGAGATCGAGGCCGCTGAATTCGTCATCGAGGACGTCCTGCGCTCAACGGCCGACCTGTTCTCGATCAGCGCCGAGGAAAAAGGGTTGGAACTGCTGATCGACATCGATTCGGCCGTCCCCGACCGGGTCGTCGGGGATTCGCTCCGCCTCGGCCAGGTCCTCGACAATCTCGTCGGCAACGCCATCAAATTCACCGAGCGCGGCGAAATCCACGTGCGGGTCGAGGCCGGCGAACTCACGGACGACGGCATCCTTCTGCGCTTCTCGGTCCGCGACACCGGCATCGGTCTCTCGCAGGAGCAGGCCGCGCGCCTGTTCCATCCCTTCGCCCAGGTGGATTCTTCCTTTGCCCGCCGTTTCGGCGGCACCGGCCTCGGCCTCACGATCAGCAAGCAACTGGTCGAACTGATGCACGGCCAGATCTCGCTTTCAAGCACGCCGGGGCAAGGCAGCTGCTTCTCCTTCACGGCCCGGATGGGGCACGCCACCTCCGCCGCCGACGCGCTGATGCCGGCGACGACGCTCCAGCGCTTCGACCGCACGCGCGCACTGGTCATCGACGACCAGTCGACGTCACTGGCCATCGTCAAATCGATCCTTGAACGCTGGAATATCCGCGTCTCGACGGCAACTTCCGGCGAGGCGGGCATCGCGCTGTTCGAACAATCGCTGGCGGAGGGCACGCCCTTCAATCTGCTCATCGTCGACTGGAAGATGCCCGGCCTCAACGGTCCGAAAACCCTTGAGCATCTGGAACGCCTGGCCCGGGAGCATCCGCGCCAATACGAGAAACCGCCGGCCGTGCTGATGATCACCGCCTACGGCCGCGACAAACTCCACACAGTCGCGCCGGACATCGCCGCAGATTCGATCCTGACCAAGCCGGTCACGCCATCGGCGCTCTTCGACGCACTGAACCAGCTCCAGCACGGCAGGCGAATTCCATCCGACACGACCCGGCATGGCTTTGCCGCCGCCCGGGCCAAGCTGCACCGGGCGCGCGGCGCGCGCATCCTCCTCGTCGAGGACAACGATCTCAACCAGCAGGTCGCCAGCGAGTTCCTCAGCCAATGCGGGCTCGAGGTCGTCATCGCCGGCAACGGACTGGAAGCGCTCGAGAAGATCCACGCCGAAACCTTCGATGCCGTGCTCATGGATCTGCACATGCCGGTCATGGACGGGTTCGAAGCGACGCAGCTGATCCGTGCAATGCCGGAAGCCACAAACCTGCCGATCATCGCCATGACCGCCGCCGCGATGGTGCAGGATCGCATCGCCAGCGCATCGATCGGCATGAACGGCCACATCGCCAAGCCGATCAACCCCGAGGAACTCGCCGACACGCTGCTGCACTGGATCGCACCGCGTGGCGAGCCAGTGGCACCGACGTCCGCCGCCGTGCCCGCCGCGGCTGATGCCGCCATCATCGAGGCGCTGGAAAATGCACTGCCCGGCGTTGCCGTCCGGAAGGCCTTGCCGCGCCTGGGCGACAACCCCGACAAGTTCCTCAGGTTACTGGCGACGTTCGCCGAAAGGAACGCGACCGTCATCCGCGAGATCGACGGATTTGTCGCTGCCGGAGAGCTTCGGGCGGTCTATTCGGCCGCCCACAACCTCAAGGGAGAGGCTGGCAATCTGGGGCTGGAGGCGATCGCCGCCTGCGCCGAATCGCTCGAACAGAGCGCCCAGGCGGAGTGCGTGCGTACGCTGACCGCATGCACTGCCGAATTGCAGGCGGAATTCGTTCGCGTCAGCGACAGCATCGGCAAGCTCGACCGCGCCGGCGCGCCGCAATAA
- a CDS encoding response regulator yields MPSSRREHFIFLSVICYAVLALAWIFLSDKLLPLTPSHEMAVLLSTAKGILFVAITSVFLFVALKSVPPKGKKGQGTLDTGRVEIAKRRRGPIYVGAVVTVIALVVALVTAAINQNAKSDTKNTATLARNVVQLLDREISGRFDKINMALYSIAYMHQLHRGNARREIDFPGYIREHKKFLPSVNFIAVADSEGVIRFSSESLNGMPVNISDRDYFIQARTRPVSDVIASGPILNRINGAWSIVLARPLRSADGRFEGVAFASLATAHFGDSLSSIDLGTKGAATIRALDMSLVHRFPDTKDSVGNKSVSRELLEHLQKSPTEGTYIARTQLDNIERINAYRKLERFPFYVIVGLATEDLRSSSSAEVLFMLGLGTLAIIAAMLATLLAYRIYRQQADDLDKWRLTDEELNHLLEERTKLNEALSLRADEAEAANRAKSEFVANMSHEIRTPMNAILGLTYLLERIALPGDAAEMVHRIRQAGRTLLSIINDILDFSKIESGRLEIEKESFRLGDVLDNLSTIMSANAREKDIELIIAMPPSRTSSLKGDALRLEQILVNLTGNAIKFTERGHVAVSISVIAETDTDVSLRFSVSDTGIGIPVEKQQEIFAPFLQADNSTSRRYGGSGLGLTISRRLVEAMGGELQLTSVPGSGSEFWFVLTFERLRDGLLASPELGNLPVLIADNNPIAREALRGIVDGLGWHPTTVGSGLEALAYIKSRMSGINADMEILLLDFKIHDMNALSIAKNIRHELKDSVDPIIIMVTAFSNNQFLDHPDSHFADAVLTKPITPSTLFNAVARAIRVRRGSEEQVPIRSVHRLDGLRILVVDDSDINRDVAQRILGLEGASVVLASDGQQAVSWLLTPGNKVDLVLMDVQMPIMNGYEATRRIRREPALADLPIIALTAGAFSEQQELAGEAGMNGFIAKPFDVDAAIALILKISGRSAPIGIELRSPQGETDAGAAEDFPGLDIGAGLARLKNRASYHRLLALFITDTNEVVSTLKTCDDEEKARLAHRLKGSAGSLAITEVAALAARLEEDIRAGNNAQECVDRLIAAWKTAEHSIQRYLSLSHERHDDDGKLTRQ; encoded by the coding sequence ATGCCCAGTAGTCGGCGAGAGCATTTCATTTTCCTATCGGTCATCTGCTACGCCGTCCTGGCACTGGCATGGATATTCCTGTCCGACAAGTTGCTGCCACTGACGCCCAGCCACGAAATGGCGGTTCTCCTGTCAACCGCCAAGGGGATCCTGTTTGTTGCGATCACCAGCGTGTTCCTGTTCGTTGCGCTGAAGTCCGTCCCGCCCAAGGGGAAGAAAGGGCAGGGAACCCTGGACACAGGACGTGTGGAAATCGCGAAAAGGCGGCGTGGGCCCATCTATGTCGGCGCGGTTGTCACCGTCATCGCGCTCGTCGTGGCGCTGGTCACAGCGGCAATCAACCAGAATGCCAAGTCCGACACGAAAAACACGGCAACGCTCGCCAGGAATGTCGTCCAGTTGCTGGACCGGGAGATTTCAGGGCGCTTCGACAAGATCAACATGGCGTTGTACTCGATCGCCTACATGCACCAGTTGCATCGCGGAAACGCCCGGCGGGAAATCGATTTCCCCGGCTACATCCGGGAACACAAGAAATTCCTGCCCAGTGTCAATTTCATCGCCGTTGCCGACAGCGAGGGGGTGATCCGCTTCAGTAGCGAGTCACTGAACGGAATGCCGGTCAACATCAGTGACCGCGACTACTTCATCCAGGCGCGCACCCGACCGGTTTCCGACGTGATTGCGTCGGGCCCCATCCTGAATCGCATCAACGGGGCATGGAGCATCGTGCTCGCCCGCCCCCTTCGTTCAGCCGACGGGCGCTTCGAGGGCGTGGCCTTTGCGTCGCTGGCAACGGCCCATTTCGGTGATTCATTATCGTCGATCGATCTCGGCACGAAGGGGGCCGCGACAATCCGTGCGCTGGACATGAGCCTCGTCCATCGGTTCCCGGACACGAAGGATAGCGTCGGAAACAAATCGGTGTCCCGTGAACTTCTCGAACATCTGCAAAAGTCGCCGACCGAAGGGACCTACATTGCAAGGACTCAGCTCGACAATATCGAGCGCATCAATGCGTATCGCAAACTCGAGCGTTTTCCTTTCTATGTCATTGTCGGACTCGCCACCGAAGATCTCCGCAGTTCATCGAGTGCCGAGGTGCTGTTCATGCTCGGACTGGGAACACTGGCCATCATCGCCGCGATGCTCGCGACATTGCTGGCTTACCGCATCTACCGCCAGCAGGCGGACGACCTGGACAAATGGCGGCTCACCGATGAGGAGCTGAATCACCTGCTGGAGGAACGCACGAAGCTGAACGAAGCCTTGTCGCTACGTGCCGACGAGGCAGAGGCGGCCAATCGGGCAAAAAGCGAATTCGTCGCGAACATGAGTCACGAGATCCGGACGCCGATGAACGCGATTCTCGGCCTCACCTACTTGCTCGAAAGAATCGCCCTGCCCGGCGACGCCGCCGAGATGGTGCATCGGATCAGACAGGCCGGAAGAACGCTGCTGAGCATCATCAACGACATTCTTGATTTCTCGAAAATCGAATCCGGCCGCCTGGAGATCGAGAAGGAATCCTTCCGGCTTGGCGATGTGCTCGACAACCTGTCGACGATCATGTCGGCCAATGCGCGGGAAAAGGATATCGAGCTGATCATTGCAATGCCCCCCAGCCGGACCAGTTCGTTGAAGGGGGATGCGTTGCGGCTCGAACAGATACTGGTAAACCTGACCGGCAATGCCATCAAATTTACCGAGCGCGGGCATGTCGCCGTGTCAATTTCGGTCATCGCCGAAACGGATACGGATGTTTCCCTGCGCTTCTCGGTAAGTGACACCGGCATTGGCATTCCGGTGGAGAAGCAACAGGAAATTTTCGCGCCGTTCCTGCAAGCCGACAACTCGACCAGTCGTCGCTATGGCGGCTCTGGCCTTGGGCTGACGATCAGCCGGCGCCTTGTCGAAGCGATGGGCGGCGAACTGCAATTGACGAGCGTGCCGGGCAGCGGCAGCGAGTTCTGGTTCGTCCTGACATTCGAACGCTTGCGCGACGGCTTGCTGGCGTCGCCGGAACTGGGCAACCTGCCGGTATTGATCGCCGACAACAACCCCATCGCACGGGAAGCGTTGCGCGGCATCGTCGACGGACTCGGATGGCATCCGACGACCGTCGGTTCCGGCCTGGAGGCACTGGCCTACATCAAATCGAGGATGTCCGGCATCAACGCGGACATGGAGATACTTCTCCTCGACTTCAAGATCCACGACATGAATGCGCTCTCGATCGCCAAGAACATCCGGCACGAGCTCAAGGATTCGGTCGATCCGATCATCATCATGGTCACCGCATTTTCCAACAACCAGTTCCTGGATCATCCGGACAGCCATTTCGCCGACGCGGTTCTTACCAAGCCCATCACGCCCTCGACGCTGTTCAACGCCGTGGCGCGTGCCATTCGGGTGAGAAGGGGCAGCGAGGAGCAGGTGCCGATCCGGTCCGTCCATCGCCTTGACGGTCTTCGCATCCTGGTGGTGGACGACAGCGACATCAACCGCGATGTCGCCCAGCGCATCCTCGGGTTGGAGGGGGCCTCGGTGGTACTGGCCAGTGATGGTCAGCAGGCCGTCAGCTGGTTGCTCACACCCGGCAACAAGGTCGACCTCGTGCTCATGGACGTGCAGATGCCGATCATGAACGGCTATGAGGCGACGCGGAGAATCCGCCGCGAACCCGCCCTCGCCGACCTGCCGATCATTGCCCTGACCGCCGGCGCCTTCAGCGAACAGCAGGAACTCGCCGGCGAGGCCGGAATGAACGGGTTCATTGCCAAGCCGTTTGATGTTGACGCCGCAATCGCGCTGATCCTCAAGATCTCGGGACGATCGGCCCCGATCGGCATCGAACTGCGTTCTCCGCAGGGCGAGACGGACGCCGGCGCAGCGGAGGATTTTCCGGGACTGGATATCGGGGCCGGTCTTGCACGATTGAAGAACCGGGCCAGCTATCACAGACTCCTGGCGCTCTTCATTACCGATACCAACGAAGTCGTCTCTACCCTCAAGACGTGTGACGACGAAGAAAAGGCCCGGCTTGCCCATCGGCTGAAAGGTTCCGCCGGAAGCCTCGCCATCACCGAAGTGGCGGCACTCGCCGCCCGGCTGGAGGAAGATATCCGCGCGGGAAACAATGCGCAGGAATGCGTCGATCGATTGATTGCCGCATGGAAAACCGCAGAGCACAGCATCCAGCGCTATCTTTCCCTGAGTCACGAGCGCCACGACGATGACGGGAAACTGACAAGGCAATGA
- a CDS encoding sigma 54-interacting transcriptional regulator — protein MGKITCFIPYPEVGTIIEELVRELDGEHWELEIIQANYASQIAAWRNVDTDVIISRGITAIAARQRYPDIPVVDIQVTGYDLMRALRLSQQRFPDKRMAIVGSAAMIYGARAIEELMDLRFEVAEVIDETDAVPTIARLQENGIAVIIGGVMPTLIAERCGIDAVFIRTGREAIYLALREALRAVQIRRKEQVRSEQFRTLLDTSADGIVAVDGDGRISLVNAAAMKHGHLQANVVGRAGDTLLPQLGFARALKHGNARLGEIETVGSQAMAVNTIPIKVNHKTVGAVATFRPVADIQEQEGRLRRKIYQRGLVAKHRFDDIVGASRAIRKAVDAASEFSELDSNVLITGETGTGKEIFAQSIHNAGHRRQGPFVAINCAALPENLLESELFGYVEGAFSGASRSGKIGLFELAHRGTIFLDEISEISPKLQGHLLRVLQEREIMRLGDDRVIPVDVRIIAATNRDLLRMMRQERFRQDLYYRLDILRLTLPPLRERREDILPLMREFLDHYCQQFKRPARTITADGETRLQRHDWPGNVRELRNIAERLAALRHGERIGAREIDDVLQPASGQDDATSLSVAHADPALLPGRQSLGPDALAHALEASGFHYGKAAALLGISRTTLWRRLKADAGHR, from the coding sequence GTGGGAAAAATAACCTGTTTCATTCCCTACCCGGAAGTGGGCACCATCATCGAGGAACTGGTCCGCGAACTCGACGGCGAACACTGGGAACTCGAGATCATCCAGGCCAACTATGCCAGCCAGATCGCCGCCTGGCGCAACGTCGACACCGACGTGATCATCTCGCGCGGGATCACCGCGATCGCCGCGCGCCAGCGCTATCCCGACATCCCGGTCGTCGACATCCAGGTCACCGGCTACGACCTTATGCGCGCCCTGCGCCTGTCGCAGCAGCGCTTTCCGGACAAGCGCATGGCCATCGTCGGCTCGGCGGCGATGATCTACGGCGCCCGCGCCATCGAGGAACTGATGGACCTTCGCTTCGAGGTGGCCGAGGTCATCGACGAAACCGACGCCGTTCCGACGATCGCGCGTCTGCAGGAAAACGGTATCGCCGTCATTATCGGCGGTGTCATGCCAACGCTGATCGCCGAGCGTTGCGGCATCGATGCGGTCTTCATCCGCACCGGCCGCGAAGCCATCTATCTGGCGCTGCGCGAAGCCCTCCGCGCCGTGCAAATCCGGCGCAAAGAGCAGGTGCGCAGCGAACAATTTCGCACCCTCCTCGACACTTCGGCCGATGGCATCGTCGCCGTCGACGGCGATGGCAGGATCAGCCTGGTCAATGCCGCCGCCATGAAGCACGGACATCTCCAGGCGAACGTCGTCGGCCGCGCCGGCGACACCCTGTTGCCGCAACTGGGCTTCGCCCGGGCGCTGAAACACGGCAACGCCCGCCTCGGCGAGATCGAGACGGTGGGTAGCCAGGCAATGGCCGTCAACACCATCCCGATCAAGGTCAACCACAAGACGGTCGGCGCCGTCGCCACCTTCCGGCCGGTCGCCGACATCCAGGAACAGGAAGGCCGCCTGCGGCGCAAAATCTACCAGCGCGGCCTCGTCGCCAAACATCGCTTCGACGACATCGTCGGCGCCAGTCGGGCCATCCGGAAAGCGGTCGACGCCGCGTCGGAGTTCAGCGAACTCGATTCCAACGTCCTGATCACCGGAGAGACCGGCACCGGCAAGGAAATCTTCGCGCAGAGCATCCACAACGCCGGCCACCGACGCCAGGGGCCGTTCGTCGCGATCAATTGCGCCGCCCTGCCGGAGAACCTGCTCGAAAGCGAACTCTTCGGCTACGTCGAAGGCGCTTTCTCCGGTGCGTCGCGCAGCGGCAAGATCGGCCTCTTCGAACTGGCGCATCGCGGCACCATCTTCCTCGACGAGATTTCGGAGATTTCGCCCAAGCTCCAGGGCCACCTGCTGCGCGTGCTCCAGGAGCGCGAGATCATGCGCCTCGGCGATGATCGCGTCATTCCGGTCGATGTGCGCATCATCGCCGCGACGAACCGCGACCTGCTCCGGATGATGCGCCAGGAACGCTTCCGCCAGGATCTCTACTACCGCCTCGACATTCTCCGCCTGACCCTGCCGCCGCTGCGCGAGCGGCGCGAGGATATCCTGCCGCTGATGCGCGAATTCCTCGACCACTATTGCCAGCAATTCAAGCGCCCGGCCAGAACGATCACGGCCGATGGCGAGACACGGCTGCAGCGCCACGACTGGCCGGGCAACGTGCGCGAGCTGCGCAACATCGCCGAGCGCCTCGCTGCACTGCGGCACGGCGAGCGGATCGGGGCACGCGAAATCGACGACGTGCTGCAACCGGCGTCAGGCCAGGATGACGCTACGTCCCTGTCAGTCGCCCACGCCGATCCTGCCCTCCTGCCCGGCCGCCAGTCACTCGGCCCGGACGCGCTCGCCCATGCGCTCGAAGCGTCCGGATTCCACTATGGCAAGGCAGCCGCGTTGCTCGGCATCAGCCGCACGACCTTGTGGCGTCGCCTGAAAGCCGACGCCGGGCATCGCTGA